The following proteins are co-located in the Amphiprion ocellaris isolate individual 3 ecotype Okinawa chromosome 7, ASM2253959v1, whole genome shotgun sequence genome:
- the LOC111578643 gene encoding protein FAM133-like, which produces MDFDLTSALGGDEKVKKEEAQKDEFTFPWSKDKKDDCKGKSDGKGKSDCKDKSDKKHKSKSSDEKTKEKKKKEKGEKKPGNSTSSSSSSSSSSSSSDEN; this is translated from the exons TTCGATCTGACATCAG CTTTGGGAGGTGATGAAAAGGTGAAGAAGGAGGAGGCGCAGAAGGATGAGTTTACTTTTCCATGGAGCAAAGACAAGAAG gACGACTGCAAGGGTAAGTCAGACGGTAAAGGCAAGTCCGACTGTAAAGACAAGTCTGACAAGAAGCACAAGTCCAAGAGCTCGGACGAGAAGacgaaggaaaagaagaaaaaagaaaagggtgAAAAGAAACCAGGCaactccacctcctcctcctcctcttcatcttcatcctcctccagcAGTGATGAG aacTGA